The segment AATGCTTGCATACATTGAAGTGTTTCTGCTGCTTGCTTTCGGACAGCATGGCCACGAACAAGAGCCTGGAGTCTAACTAATCCTTTTAATGCTCGTAAAGCCCTCCTAGCCTGGTAGatatgacaaaagaaaaaatgagAGTGCCGCAAAGCCACATACATATGGGAGAAGAATACCACAAAATCATGAATTAGGTCGTATTTTAAGTTACTACTTATTTTGAATATTCTTCATATAGGTGCATATCTGGTCAGCCCATACCTAAAACATGAAAAGATGAGTTCATGTGAAGGTAGCTAGGCTCTAAGACTCATttatttaaaacaaaaaaaaaagagagatcacATTGTGTactgatgcaaaaaaaaaaagatgcagagATCGATCCAACAATCTATAAAACTTTACTCCCAGGAGATCAAAACAAAGACTGAATATCTAATGACCAGTAGCATACTAGCGTTAGTCCTTTTGTTTACTTTTAAATATTATCATCTGGAACATTTTGTCTTATATATGACAGAGACTAAAAGTTGTCCATGCTATCATGTTAATAGCATCTATTCCGTGAAGAATCTGATGGTTATTTACGAGACTGCAGAGGTTCCTGTAAATCCCAGCAGTTTCTCCTACTAGATTTAAATGTTCATCTGGGAAAATTCAAATCAAGGCCTAAcaaaaattgagaatttttaCAGATATATCTTGTAACGTCACATAATTGGACAGCAGCCAAGTGGTACTACTGACCATCTTCACAGGTGATAAATTATCCAGAACTTTGTCACACATAATAGAAGGGACAGCATTCACAACAGTCTTTCCATTTTTTCCTAGCATCAAAGCATTACTTGGTCCCTACCTCACTTTAAGTTTGTGGCACATGAATTGCAATATATCCCGTGCTTTTCTAAGTCTCAGTAATAGCAATATAATATGGTAATATAAGATGGAGTATAATACCAAGAACGCTCGAAAGGCAGATTGAATAACTATTGCAGCATGATTCTCCCTTGTATCCAATTCAATCTGAGATACTTGAAGAGTTGTACCGGGTGAGGAGGTGATATTTGATATTGCCTGAATGTTGGTGTCACATGCCAATGGTTCAGTTTGTACACTGAGTTCTTCGACTGCAGCAGCACTTTCAGTATCAATCGAATGTTTTCGCTTGTGTAGCAACTGCGCAGTAGAGCTCCTCTACAATTAGCACAAAGTAGGGTCTTAAAGAATGATGAATACagtagaaaaaataacaatgcTTAATATGTAAATGTGTGGCAATAGTGAGCCAAATATGGAGTACAAGaaatcaaaatatagcaatgcAATAGTTTGCTTAACTGGCCATGCTATCAGACTCACTGACTCAGCACTGAACACCTTAATACACAAGATATAACTCATACCAGATCTTCTGCTATTTCATATACAATATTTTTGAGTggttattttatataaattcctGGACAAAGTACATAAAAAGgcaatatatagaaaataacCTAACTGTTTCAGTGGCAATAGGTTAGACTGAATTgatttatattgagatttattATAAAGCAAGAAATTTCAGAAGAAATAAATTCGATTTAGTCACATTTATGTACATAAATTTGTTGTAAAATGTTTTTAAACTCAGCCTGTCCACTATATGGTGAATGTGAGAAGGATGAAAACATTACAGTGTTGATGGCGGCAACTAGCAACAGAAATAATTTGGCAAGGTCAATGAACAGAAAAAGGTGCTACCATTAGGCATTAGCTACATGACACATGGCTTCTAAGCAGTGCTGGAGTTTATTAGTTTAAGATTTATATATCTGTGACACTTCTGATAATGAACAAGAGAATAGTGTAGCGGTAACCCTTAAGTGATATGTCAGATGATAACAACATATCAACAGTCAGCAACAACAGCACCGACTGTCTTCCAGTGAGTTTAGGTAAAACAtctatttttcatatcattCTTAAAGATTCCTCATGTTTTGTCAGGGAAAGACAAACATAAATATGACGCATATCATATTCTTCCACTCACAACAGGGCAAAACATGAAATGACTTAAACAAAATACTACATGTCACATACTCACATGTACCAAATATGAAGTTATAAACAATTCGTTATCATTGCAGAGCAAACAACCATACTGAATATCATTCGGCTTACCACTCCACTGCTTTCAGAAGTTTGTGCTTTTTCATGCTTTTTTATCCCAACAAGTGATTTAATCCACTTGGCTGAAATGCCCATATTGGCCTTTCAACCCTTCTCCTTTGACCAGTTAGCACGGTAATACCTGTGGATGAGAAGATCATTGTCAAATGAAGTAGTacaaaataatgaatattgtACTGAAAATGGATCACAAATATGAGAAATTTTCGGTAGTGTACAATAGCGTTCAAAATGTCAAATGAACCAAGAAAAAGGAGGTAGTCATAACATCTTATCTAACTCATTGATTAGAACAACTAAGTAATTAAAACGTGTCTGCTCAATTTACACATGCCACCAAGAACAACCCACAGCACTTCCGCCGAAGCTCATCAAGTAATGCCAATCGACATCATCACCCATTTTCTCCCGATATTGCACAAATTAtccactcaaaaaaaaaaagcagcaaaGATGACAAAAAAAAGCACAACTTTTCCAACAGTCCTTGTAAATTCTTACACAAGGAGGTGGCATTGCTGAACATACAAATCAATTTGCATCATTCCACGGTTTACCATAAACAATAGCTACTGCCTACAGCAAAGTATTTCTGCAACGAAGTAGCCTTACAACAAGCCAGTAATCAGTTGCACAAAAAATCTCATCAGACTACTCAACTTTTAACAGGCAGAACTAAAAGAAGCAGGGATGGAAGGGGAGTTCATGAGCAGAATGTGAAAGAGCGCCATAGCACATTCAAAGTAGCAGCTATGAGGCACCATTATCTAAGGAGAAGTCATGAGCTGGAACACTAATCTTCCACCATTTACCAAAGATAGCCAAAGAGTCAAGAGCTTCATCTCCAGACTACCAACCCTGCAATCTTGCAAAGGTTCTAACCGAGATGAACCCTGAAGAACATTGGCAACAAACAGGGAAAAGAAACATCCGCAAAGAAAGTTTACATCTTTCTTCACTACACACAAAAACTCACATCTTTGGAACTTATACTAACAAACTTTGCAGAAtgtcggcaaaaaaaaaaaaaaaaaggagccaCAGTGAGGGCTAATTTTGCAGAAACCAACTGAAGGACATGCAAAATCTTGGGCGAAATGTGAACCCAAATTTTGGGTAAAGCGAGGTAATTTCAACGCCAAGCAAACCAAAAATACGGCCGCCTCTCAAACAACTAATGAATTCAGTGGATTCCCAAGATATCCTCAAATCCACACCAAATTCGGGCAAGAACAGGCACCAATTCTTGGGGAGAATGGGAGAGGATGAACAGAAACTCCACCTTGCCAGCGGCGAAGAGGGGTCAAAATCGCCACCGACTTGGCGAGGTGAccaccccttcctcctcctcctcttctgtCTGGGGATGGATTCCtgagctccaactccacccttttggatttcttttttttgctgtgTGCTTTTCTACTCCTCGTTTTGACGCTTCCTTTCGATTATTCTGAGGGAATTTCATTTCTTTCAGGTCCTTGTGATTTTCCTTTTTGTCGGCAACGTACTCTGCTCCTCCAACTTCTGATTTATTAGTAAATCCTTGCTCTCTCTCTATAAAAAAAGACATTCCAAACATCCAAGCTAAAATTAGTGGAAGTAAAAATGACACTTCtcactattaaaaaaatagcaatggCGATAGGTAGATAAAGAATATTTAAGagataaaacttctcgtttaTATGTTGATATTAGGTATAGGATgatagaagttgatttttttagaataattaactatttgccactcttacaagtGATTATAAAGGATTTGCTACTAGACCCATATGTTATACACACATAATGACACATATGTCATAGATAACGAGTGGAAAatttttaattgccacatcttaaaagtggcaaatagttctatgtcaatattttttttataaaatttaaactttaaaagttGAGGGCTTTTTTTAATAGAGAGAGTACAGACCGTGTCAATTATTTGAAAATGGTGGAGTATAAAATCATTGTTTTTCACAGGGATTCCAGTGGAAACTGAAAAATCCAAGTGCACGAGCGATGATTACTTAAAAGAACGGGTGCTTTTGTGTCATAATAGCATGGAAGAAATAAATagatagtcttttttttttacttttcagacctccaaatattaaaatattttaatatttaaacGTGGATGGAGCAATAGGCCGTGCGGCGTGGTCGGTCCAAGGGGTACGTCGCTGCGTGTGCTCATCACCTTTTCAGTATAACAGACTCTCCGGTGGGGCCCACAGAGCAGAGGACCACCGGACGAAGTCAATGCATTGTGGCCCCAGCCAAGGATTTGGTCATTTcttaaaacgaaaaaaaaacatctttaccTACTTAAcccaaactatttttttcttcaaaatacggacgtctcaaaataagtacagtcaTGGGaatccgtgtctaacgtttgaccgttcgtcttatttgaaaaatttatgataaaatttaaaaaagttagtcacacataaagtactattcatgttttatcatctagtaacaataaaaatattaatcataaaaaatttcaaataagacgaacggtcaaacgttagacatgaacagtgtaaaactgcacttattttgtgacggaggaagtactacacAGTATCAcgtaccactgaaagaataactAGAGCACTAAAACAGCTACAGGACTCTCTACCAATAGACTAGCCAGTTGAACTGTGTTTACTGCGCAACCCTCAAACTATTTTATCTCACCTTAGaattgaatttctattattagTGTCTGGTGAAATATCTTACtattagctactccctctgctctaaaataatttgaattctaaAGTTTAaactttatttcaaaataagttaatttataTCAATTTTAAATTGAAAAGACATATATTTAATATCTTTTACCTATCAATCCATTAATAGTAGTACTTCTCTTTCTGTTAATAAGGTATGGTGTGGCCTTCTTTTTCTATTGAAGTTGTGTAGGGATGTGAGGATAGTTAACtttgagaaagagagattaGCTATCAAAAATCATATGAACTTACTTTGAAATCTGCCTATGCTACGGATAGTTTGGCGGCACTTCTTTCACTGCTAAATAATTAGAGAATTTTCGGCATTTCATAGCGAGGAACAAATTAATGGGCCATTGTtcaaatggcatatttgtaaacgaaaagtaatttgtgaataaaatttttatatacgtgttcttagcgatataaaattaaaggctaaaaaataagtTTCGATgtaaaaacctcaaaatcaatttaaggttgaaaaatcaatttttggctgataaatataagtataagtgaaaagatgaggttGTAAATCCATTGGAATTCACATatatctctctctatatatacattATCTTCACTCTTTCTTTTTAACACACGATATTCACATGTCGGTGGATGTACGTAAACTGAAAGATTTTCCAAAATTTAAGGAACTGCAAGCTCCGGTATTTATTCACTCACTCTCATGCGTCCGTTCAGGGGTGTCTGAAAATAAATTCAGAGAGAGTGACAATTCAATCAATCAATATTTGCTCAATCTAATCTACACGACATCTTTAATTCCTCATAGGTGGTCCTGATGCTTGGCCCTCAACTAATTTCCTGTCATGTCAGATAGTACTAATTATTCAGAACTCAAAGTCGTTAGGTTCGTGTTAATTATTTAGAGTTCTCCAGTTACTCAAAAGTtcattgttcttttctttttttttcttttttagaagtAGGTGGTTTCTAAGAAAGATTCCGTTGCAAAACCTTGAAACTTATTCATATTCATACATGCATTGTTATCTTTTAAGTTAATCTGTCTGCATCATTTGATCATTAATTGTACTGCTAAAagacaagtatatatataatcatgcatgcatgcacgtcaGAACACAAGAAACATTCAGAGATCATATGCTGTGACCACCAGTTAACTTCAGTTTATTAGTGCTTAAAGAGAAGTTAAGAATATAATTGGCCGGCAGAATAGAAAACAGAGGAAGTGGAATACAAAATGTGCCAGAAAAATTGTAGTAGGAAGGTTGTTAgtgcatacatatatgattatatgaatAAAAATATGTGGATATGTGTTTGGAGGGAATGAAACACAAAAGGAAATTAAAGAAGGTTACTAAATAGGTTGACTAAGAGAAGATCATTAAACAAATTGATTaatctgaaaaaataattttattaataaaaaCAGGAGTAACTTTTGCTTCTTTTTCATCAAAAGTTTCAAAACTATGTTAAATAGAGTTTAGAGTCAAACAAGCCTCCGTTACTCTTGTGGACCCAAATAGCCAACCTCTATCTCTGTAGGCCCACTAATGTTGGGCCCAAAACAGAAAAAAGCCCAATCCCGGAAGCCCAATAAGGCCTAACTCAACAAACTTGTAATACTATTACACGTTGTGCTGTACTCCGTATGCAGTAGAAACTCAACTCCGGCGTTGCATAAAATATCAaagttttattttatctttatcGATCTCGAGATAAAACTCGATAAATTCCGTCGTCTTCTCGCCGGAATTCGTAAGCCGCCGCCGTtgatcgacgacggcgacgacgacgatggcggcgccaGGGTGCAACAGCGACAACAGCCGGTACTACGACCTCCTCGGCGTGCcgcgcggcgccgacggcgacgagatCAGGCGCGCGTaccggcgcgccgccgtgaCGCACCACCCGGACaagggcggcgacgaggaggcgttCAAGGAGGTGGCCCGCGCGTACCAGGTGCTCGGCGACCCCGCCCTGCGCGAGGTCTACGATGTCTACGGCGAGGACGGCGTCAATGGcggggtcggcgccgccgccgccggcttcggcCGGTACGACGACGCGTTCGACGAGTTCGTCGAGACGTTCAGgtacctcgtcgccgccggcggcgccgacagggCGTTCGGCGACGCCGTCGAGATGCTCAGGCACTTGGTGGccggtgtcgccgccggcggcaaggCGTTCGACGAGGTGATCGTTGGGATGTTCAAGAACATGATGTCCGGCGGCGacagcagcgccggcggcgccggcgacgcggtggaGTTCGTTGACTTGTCCCTCGAGGAGTTCTACAATGGCGCCACCAAGAAGTTCACGTTCTCGCGCGACGTCACCTGCATCCCCTGCAAAGGGTAATGTGACGTCATCCAAACCTTGCCGCGGATCatgtcaaactgttttaaacactcgAGTGGTTATAAATTTTTTCACCcgttttttttcatatcatccGAAtggttataaattttttttaaaagaatgacatgatagattaatatgtaatatatcacttcataaacatgcaagttaatattcaacttctacaatttgtaaaaaaaacaataaatttgactgcgaatatacatatactagttaaagtttaatttgttatttttgttataatttgtaggagtcgaatttgaacttgcatgtttgtaaattttttttaaagattaataTTACATACTAATCtatctagtaattttttttaaatttttttataatcatttagttgacatgtaagaaacgggtggacgtccactcgagattagaatccatctaCACGCTTCGTCGTCTTCGCCGTGTCGCTAATCTAACGTGTTTGTTGTTTCGCTTGGTCCCGAGCAGGACGGGGAGtacgctcgcctcgccggcgacgtgcgcGGCGTGCAGCGGCGCCGGCTACAAGGTGGTCTCCCAGCTGATGCGACTCCGGCGACGCGGGAGCGAGCCCtgcgcggcgtgcggcggcagaGGCGAGGTCTCACGGGGCCTGAAGCGCTGCTCCGCGTGCCGCGGCAGCAAGGTGGCGACGGACACCAAGGTCCTGGAGCTCGCCGTCGAGAAGGGCGTGCCGGACGGCCATCGGATCACCTTCCCCGGCGAGGCCGACGTCAAGGTACGTACACCACCCACCTCGGATTTGACCGAACACCTTGAGCTCATCTGAATCGATGCGTCATCGTGACACGTTGTGCCGTGCAGGAgaacggcgtcgccggcgacctggTGATGGTGCTCCGGCAGAAGAAGCACGGCAAGTTCACGAGGAAAGGTGACGACCTCGTCTACGAGCACGAGCTGTCGCTGGCGGAGGCGCTGTGCGGGTTCCAGTTCGTGATCACCCACCTCGACGGCCGGCGGCTGCTGGtcacctccggcgccggcgaggtgatcAGGCCGGGCCAGCTCAAGGCCATCGACGGCGAGGGCATGCCAGTGCACGGCATGCCGTTCGCCAAGGGCACGCTCTACGTCGCCTTCCGCGTCGCGTTCCCGGGCACGGTGACCCCGGCGCTCCGcgacgccgtcgcggccgcGTTCCCCGCGgccacgaaggcggcggccgtggaggacggcggcgggtgcgaggagacgacgacgacgacgcgggacGTCGGCGGGGAAGAGGAGATGAAGCTCAACGCGAAGGGCGAGCAGTCGCCGACGACGCGGATggagcacggcgccggcggcgaggatgaaTACGTGCACGTGCACGGGcacgtcgacgaggaggaggaggataatGAGGAGATGTAACTTGTGACATAGTAGACATTACGAATCAAAATTGAAGTTGCATCTTTTATACAGCTAGTGCAAAGTTTTGCAGAAAGGCGTAGCATTCGCAACAATGTGTCAGAAAAATGCAATATGCTTTAATtaaagggttaattagatccatgccactTGAAATgtggcaaataaaaaaaatgccacaCCTATTCTGGAATCTGGGTGCGTGTCACTACTATTCCGTCAAATTGGATCCGTGCCACAATATACACCCTGCGCGGGTTTTGCCACCGTTTTAGGGTACCGTATTTTCGTATGGACAGTTTTGCCCTTGCGTTCACATGCTTAGACCTCGAGCCCTGGTCCGGCTCGACCAGCTCACCATTCGTTCCCTACACCAAAACCCTAGCTTCTTGACGGCGGCAAGTTCTTACCAAATTGCCGCATTGTAGCCACCGGTGTCGAGGATTCCTTGCGGTGTTCGAAATCTGCACGGTGGCGGAGGCACCGCAAGCACACTTCAGCGTGGGGATGGAAGGAGGTGATTCCCTCAATGTACCAACACTGCAACCACTCAAAGATTGCTTCCAACTCGGTGGATCCATCGTCGCCTGCCGTCGCGCTAGCAGTCGtccgcgtcgtcgtcttccACCGCCgtagcctgcgccgccgccgtcaagaAGCTAGGCTTCGGTGTGGGGAACGAATGGCGAGCTGGTCGAGCCGGACCAGAGCTCGAGGTCTAAGCACGTGAACACGAGGGCAAAATTTGTCCATACGAAAATACAATACCATAAAACAGTGGCAAAGCCCGCGCGGGGCGGATCCAATTTGATGGAATAGTAGTGGCACGCACCCGGATTCCGGAATAGGTGTggcatttttttatttgccaTATTTcgagtggcatggatccaattaacccttaatTAAACAGCTAATACGCGGAGGTTAGAAGGGGTCGGAGAATTTGTTGCCGAACCCCTACCACCTAGTGATTAGGAATCACAATTCATGATATTATAACTGGACTACCAcctcatcgatcgatctataCCCGCATGTCATCATCCATCGCGTACCCACGGCCGGTCCTATGATTTTGAGGGCCCTAGGCAAACTCATCGTGATGATCCTTCTaagctatatataaaatttattgatATATACACACGCTAATTTTACTTGcaaaacgaaaacaaatacatccatatattaaatttaacatacctggtaattatcaagaaataaagtcgaccaaaataacaatatatttgtaacttggaactaatatcattattcattaacTTAATGAAGAATAGAACCCTATCATATCCATTGCTTCCTATGAAAAGATACTTCTTCGGGCATTTCTTGATGAAAAATCATCAAGAACGGTATTAAGATCAATAGTGTCCAAGATATCCTTCTCGATTAAGCACATAGTCAAGCCATTTAACCTTTCTTGCGACTTAGTTGATCTCAAATAGTTCTTCAGCAACTTTAATTTTGAGAAACTTCTTTCAGCTGAAGCTACCGTCACATGTACGGTTAAGAGAATTCGATaggcaactgaaacatttttatagaaatCCGCATCCATAAAAAACTTCAGAATCCTAGGTGCGGACACCGAAGAAT is part of the Oryza glaberrima chromosome 12, OglaRS2, whole genome shotgun sequence genome and harbors:
- the LOC127756419 gene encoding dnaJ protein homolog 2-like, whose translation is MAAPGCNSDNSRYYDLLGVPRGADGDEIRRAYRRAAVTHHPDKGGDEEAFKEVARAYQVLGDPALREVYDVYGEDGVNGGVGAAAAGFGRYDDAFDEFVETFRYLVAAGGADRAFGDAVEMLRHLVAGVAAGGKAFDEVIVGMFKNMMSGGDSSAGGAGDAVEFVDLSLEEFYNGATKKFTFSRDVTCIPCKGTGSTLASPATCAACSGAGYKVVSQLMRLRRRGSEPCAACGGRGEVSRGLKRCSACRGSKVATDTKVLELAVEKGVPDGHRITFPGEADVKENGVAGDLVMVLRQKKHGKFTRKGDDLVYEHELSLAEALCGFQFVITHLDGRRLLVTSGAGEVIRPGQLKAIDGEGMPVHGMPFAKGTLYVAFRVAFPGTVTPALRDAVAAAFPAATKAAALVQSFAERRSIRNNVSEKCNML